CAACCAAAATATTTTCTCCGTACTTCACAACCATCATGTTTTTTCCGATTTCCCCCATGCCTCCAAGGGGGATTAACGATAATTTCGAATCTCTTGCCATTCCTACACCTCCTGAACACAAAAAAACACGCTAAAACTGGTAGTTTGATTAATGATTGAGAAAACCAGAAGAAGCAGGAGAAAAATATTGGTTTTGTCCGCCCGACTCTCAGGTTACAAAAGATAGCCGCCCATAAACACCTGAAAATATTATACAGTATTTCCTTTTACTCCACAAGAGTTATATTTTGCTGTAATCGCTTTTCAGTTAGTACTATTATAGACACCTTCGGGCCCAAAAATACAGGGCCCACTAATGTTCCGCAAAGCTATTCTCCATTACGGCTATTGTCTTGTAAACCGAATCCCGGTTCCCCACAAACATAATCAGGTCACCGCTCTGTAATACGGTATTCCCGTGAGGGATAATGTTTTCACCGTTACGGTTTACCGACATAATCAGGGTATCCCCCGGGAGTCTGATATCCTTCAGCCGCTTATCGGCAAAAGCTGCATTTGCCAGCACAGCCTCTTCCACCAGCAGGTTATCCTCACTCTCTGTCACCAGCGAAAAAGCTGCCGGGTGAATAACCAGGTTTTCCAACACTATGAGTGTTGAAAAGGCCGGGCTGACAACCCTTACGCCAATGTCTTTAAAGTTTATGGTATTGACACCATTATTGACAACGGAAATAATATTTTTCAGCCCAAAGTCCCGGACCGCCATCCGGCATATCCTGAGATTCAGGTCATCATTGTTAGTGGTTATCAAGATAGTGTCTTCAGGTGTAATTCCGGCAGTCCGAAACCCTTCATCTGTAGTCGCATCAGCATAAAGGACGTTTAACCCGGCAATCTTGGCTTTTGCTCTCTGTTTGGCCCCAATATCTATCAGCGTGACTGATTCACCGCTTTTGGTCAGCCGTTCTCCCAGCAGTATCGAGGTATCAGCAGCGCCGATGATAAATACCCGCTTATCTGATACTTCCTTTTGAGGAGCGAACTTTTCAAACAACAGGGGTGAAACCAAACAGGTCACAATTGCTGACAATATGATAGCCCCATTGGTGTTTTCCGAGATTTCACCAAGTCTAAGGCCCACAGCGGCAGCAGCTATGATCAGGCTTAACCGTGAAGAGAGCAGAAAACCGGCGCTCAGAGCTTCCTTAGCAGAAAATGCAAACCGGAATAAGGCCGCCGGAACAATTTTCACCAGGTACAGGGCAGTAATTAAGAGTGGCAGCAATGTAAGAAAGCTGCCGCTTTTAGCCGCCTCCGCAATATTAAAAGTTGCCCCGACCAAAATAAAAAAGATGGGAATAAAAAAGCCATATCCGATTGCTTCCAGTTTTAGTATAAAGGCTTCTTCTCTCTTCTCCGAAACGAGGGAAACAATAGCTCCGGCAAGAAACGCTCCCAGAATAGCTTCAGAGCCCAGGTATTCGGAAAAAACAACAAAAATGAGTATCAGTGCAAAAGAACCCCTGACCCTGATCTGGGACGTGGCATCTGACAGCCTCTTAATCACATCAAGCCTGATTAAGATATTCGCCAGTTTGTAAAAAATGAAAAAAGCCAGGAAAAGGAATAACACCAGCAGTATATCCTTGATTTGACCGGAAGTAAGCATCAGCACCACAACAGTTATCAGGAGCATGGTCAGAAAATCAGCTATCAGGGCTGAAAGGAGTATGGTCTGACCAAAAGAAGTGTTTATAATACCTTTTTCCTTGAGTACAGGGACAACAATACCAAGTGAAGTTGTTGACAGTACCAGGGTCACCAGCCAAGGGCTCCTTATATAGCCTAGTTCAGTTAAGCCAATTGAGATCAAAAAAGAAAATATCAGGGTCAGTCCAAAAGTTCCAAAAGCCAGCAGCACCGGATTTGCCCCAGCGCTTTTTTTGCTCCTCAGGGCAAGGGCCAGGGTCTGGAAATCAATTTCCAGACCTGACAGAAACATCAGGTAAGTAAATCCAAATGCTGACAGAAACTCAAGAAGCGGCCCTGTTTCTATAAGATTGAAGCCGCTTACCCCCAGGATAAGGCCTGCCACAATTTCGCCGATTACCACAGGCAGCCGGATAAACCTGATATGGCTTGTTATAAATGGGACTATAAAAGCTGCCAGAATAATAATCAACAGGGAATAAAACATGTGTTCATTTGCCATAGCTCTTATCTTCCTTTTTATTAATAAATTAACCCAAACCCTCTCATTTAGTACTGAGAGAATTTGGGTATCAGTCACATAGTTATTTTAACAAATTTTCATTAGGCTTATCAAGCATTAAATCCCGGCAGGTTAAATTTTGTTGTATATTTCCAACAGTTTCCTGATTGCCCCTGTTTCCTCACCTGTTGCTTCAATCAGAGGAGGTCTGAGCCCGCCGACTTGAAATCCCATCAGGTTCATGGCTGTTTTCACCGGAATTGGGTTTGTGGTCAAAAACATGCCTTCAAATACGGGAATAAGGTCCAGGTGAATCTTTCTGGCAGTATCAATGTCACCTGCCATGAATGCCTTGACCATTGCCTGCAGTTCATTTCCCACAATATGGGCAACAACACTGATAACTCCATGCCCGCCCACACTAAGCATAGGTAATATGATGGCATCCTCACCACAGTATATCAGGAACTCTTCAGGGGTTTTGCGCCTGATTTCTCCTGCCAGTACCAGGCTTCCGGAAGCCTCCTTAACGGCAACAATATTTTCAACCTTTGCCAGTTCGGCAATAGTATCCGGCAACAAATGTGACGAGGTTCTGCCGGGGACGTTGTATAGTATTAACGGCAAATCTGTGGCCTCGGCCACTGTCCGAAAATGCTGATACATGCCTCTTTGAGGCGGTTTGTTATAATAGGGTGTAACCAGCATGGCGCCGTCTACGCCGACTTTTCCCGCTTCCCTGGTCAACGCCACTGAATCAGAGGTGACATTTGACCCTGTGCCGGCGATAACTTTCACCCTGCCGCCCACTTCATCCACCACGGCTTCAAAAAGCCTGATTTTCTCTTCTCTGGTGAGTGTGGGAGACTCACCCGTAGTTCCGGCCACAACTATACCGTCAGAACCATTATCCGCTAAATATCCGGCTAACTTCCTGGCCTGCCCGTAATCAACTTCCATACTGGAGTCAAAAGGGGTTACCATGGCAGTCAGCACTCGTCCAAAGTCTCTCACCACTTTTCCAACCTCCATACTATACTTATTCACCCAGAGCGAAATAATTATGCAGAGCCCTTATGGCTTTTTCCATATCATCCTGTTTTACCAGACACCAAATTGTGGAATGTGAATCAGCTGTCTGGAGTATCCCAATATCTTCAGCCACCAAGGCTTCAATAATACTGGCCATAACTCCCGGAACTCCAGCCATTCCGGCGCCCACTGCCGAAACCTTGGCACATTTTGGAGTAACAATAGGCGCAAACCCCATGTCTTCCAGAAGACCAACCGCTCTGCCGGCAATATCGTCTTTCACGGTATAAATTACCACATCGGGATGTATATTTATAAAGTCCACACTGATTCCGGCATTTGCCATTGCTTTAAATATTTTAAGCTGAGGGTACTCCGATGATGGAAATTCAGATGTGGTAATCTCAATCTGAGTTACATTGGGAATATGTGTAATACCTGAGATAATACGGTCCCGTTTGATTTCCACCCGCTTGTCATAGGAAGCAGTGACCAGGGTTCCCGGGGCATCGGAAAAGGTACACTTGACCCTGATGGGAATATTTTTTTGCATTGCAATTTCCACGGCACGGGGGTGAATCACCTTGGCCCCTTCATGGGCCAACTGGCATATTTCATTATACGTAATCTCATCAAGGGTTCTGGCGTTCTCAACTATCCGGGGATCAGCTGTCTTAATCCCATCCACATCAGTGTAAATATCAATTGCCTCAGCATTAAGTGCTACCCCCAGAGCCGCTGCGGTGGTGTCACTGCCCCCGCGTCCCAGGGTCGTAATCATGCCATTTTCTGTCTGCCCCTGAAAACCGGCCACGATAACAATAACTCTTTCAGAGACATATTGGTGAATCAGTTTGGGGTCAACTTTAACTATATGGGCATCAGTGTGCCCGTTATCGGTAATAATGCCGGCCTGGCCTCCTGTCAGAAAAACAGCCTTATGTCCCTGTCCTTCAAGGGTAGCCACCATGGTTACTCCAGAAATAATTTCACCACAGGCCATCAGATTATCCAAAGCCTCAGGAGAGATTGATGAATTAATACCCTCAACGAATTTTACCAGGGTATCAGTAGCATATGGGTCTCCCTGCCGTCCCATGGCTGAGACAACTACCACAGGAGCATATCCCTCATCTTTAGCGGCAATTATCTTACGGGCCACCTGTTCCCTCAGTTCAGGAGTAACCAGTGATGTCCCACCGAACTTCTGCACCAGGTATTTCACACAATCATCTCCTAAAAGCAGCCGTATTTTACCACCAGCTCCGCAATCTGGACAGCATTAGTGGCCGCGCCTTTACGCAGTTGGTCAGAGACTACCCACATATTCAGACCATTGGCGATTGAATTATCTTCTCTGATTCGTCCGACAAAAACCTCATCCCGGTCAGAGGTATACAGAGGCATGGGATATTCCCTCTTTCCGGGGTCATCCTGAACAATTATCCCGGGAGCTTTGGACAGTATTTCTTTCGCTTCTGCCGGTGTAATCCTGCGCTCTGTTTCAATATTTACCGACTCAGAATGGCTTCTAAATACAGGAACCCTAACAGTTGTCGCGGTTATCTCGATACTGTCATCATGCATTATCTTTTTGGTCTCATTGACCATTTTCCATTCCTCTTTGGTATAATCCATATCGGAAAAAACATCTATATGTGGAATGAGGTTAAAGGCAATCTGATGGGGGAAAACCTCCGGATTGATTTCCTGCTGTCCTTCGGCAAACATTTTCACCTGAGCGGCCAGTTCTTCGATAGCTTCCTTACCCGCCCCGGATACAGCCTGATATGTTGACACTACAACCCTTTTGATCCTGGCAGCATCGTGAATTACCTTAAGGGGAACCACCATTATGATTGTCGAACAGTTGGGATTGGCAATAATACCTTTATGCTGCCTGACATCCTCAGGGTTTACTTCAGGGACAACCAGAGGCACATCATTATCCATCCTGAAAGCGCTGCTGTTGTCAAC
This DNA window, taken from Phosphitispora fastidiosa, encodes the following:
- the dapA gene encoding 4-hydroxy-tetrahydrodipicolinate synthase, with protein sequence MVRDFGRVLTAMVTPFDSSMEVDYGQARKLAGYLADNGSDGIVVAGTTGESPTLTREEKIRLFEAVVDEVGGRVKVIAGTGSNVTSDSVALTREAGKVGVDGAMLVTPYYNKPPQRGMYQHFRTVAEATDLPLILYNVPGRTSSHLLPDTIAELAKVENIVAVKEASGSLVLAGEIRRKTPEEFLIYCGEDAIILPMLSVGGHGVISVVAHIVGNELQAMVKAFMAGDIDTARKIHLDLIPVFEGMFLTTNPIPVKTAMNLMGFQVGGLRPPLIEATGEETGAIRKLLEIYNKI
- a CDS encoding monovalent cation:proton antiporter family protein; the encoded protein is MANEHMFYSLLIIILAAFIVPFITSHIRFIRLPVVIGEIVAGLILGVSGFNLIETGPLLEFLSAFGFTYLMFLSGLEIDFQTLALALRSKKSAGANPVLLAFGTFGLTLIFSFLISIGLTELGYIRSPWLVTLVLSTTSLGIVVPVLKEKGIINTSFGQTILLSALIADFLTMLLITVVVLMLTSGQIKDILLVLFLFLAFFIFYKLANILIRLDVIKRLSDATSQIRVRGSFALILIFVVFSEYLGSEAILGAFLAGAIVSLVSEKREEAFILKLEAIGYGFFIPIFFILVGATFNIAEAAKSGSFLTLLPLLITALYLVKIVPAALFRFAFSAKEALSAGFLLSSRLSLIIAAAAVGLRLGEISENTNGAIILSAIVTCLVSPLLFEKFAPQKEVSDKRVFIIGAADTSILLGERLTKSGESVTLIDIGAKQRAKAKIAGLNVLYADATTDEGFRTAGITPEDTILITTNNDDLNLRICRMAVRDFGLKNIISVVNNGVNTINFKDIGVRVVSPAFSTLIVLENLVIHPAAFSLVTESEDNLLVEEAVLANAAFADKRLKDIRLPGDTLIMSVNRNGENIIPHGNTVLQSGDLIMFVGNRDSVYKTIAVMENSFAEH
- a CDS encoding aspartate-semialdehyde dehydrogenase, whose amino-acid sequence is MKKINLAVVGATGAVGQELLKILRERNFPVGGLKLLATERSAGTKINWEGRDYTVAATANEAFEGVDIALFAGGSASKEYAREAAKRGAVVVDNSSAFRMDNDVPLVVPEVNPEDVRQHKGIIANPNCSTIIMVVPLKVIHDAARIKRVVVSTYQAVSGAGKEAIEELAAQVKMFAEGQQEINPEVFPHQIAFNLIPHIDVFSDMDYTKEEWKMVNETKKIMHDDSIEITATTVRVPVFRSHSESVNIETERRITPAEAKEILSKAPGIIVQDDPGKREYPMPLYTSDRDEVFVGRIREDNSIANGLNMWVVSDQLRKGAATNAVQIAELVVKYGCF
- the dapG gene encoding aspartate kinase; translation: MKYLVQKFGGTSLVTPELREQVARKIIAAKDEGYAPVVVVSAMGRQGDPYATDTLVKFVEGINSSISPEALDNLMACGEIISGVTMVATLEGQGHKAVFLTGGQAGIITDNGHTDAHIVKVDPKLIHQYVSERVIVIVAGFQGQTENGMITTLGRGGSDTTAAALGVALNAEAIDIYTDVDGIKTADPRIVENARTLDEITYNEICQLAHEGAKVIHPRAVEIAMQKNIPIRVKCTFSDAPGTLVTASYDKRVEIKRDRIISGITHIPNVTQIEITTSEFPSSEYPQLKIFKAMANAGISVDFINIHPDVVIYTVKDDIAGRAVGLLEDMGFAPIVTPKCAKVSAVGAGMAGVPGVMASIIEALVAEDIGILQTADSHSTIWCLVKQDDMEKAIRALHNYFALGE